The Streptomyces nitrosporeus genome includes a window with the following:
- a CDS encoding alpha/beta hydrolase family protein encodes MPDLNPMNAPTTVVSARPVVLAAPGRGEDLQVRVTAPAAGDGLPVIVFSHGFGSSMNGYGPLVDHWAARGFVVLQPTHLDSRTLGIPAEDPRTPRIWRFRVEDLGRVLDGLDVLEAAVPGLAGRVDRARVAVAGHSWGAQTASTLLGARVLDADGVPGEDMSDPRVKAGVLLAATGLGDDLTPFAAAHFPFMRPSFAAMTTPALVVAGDQDRSPLSTRGPDWFTDPYTHSPGDKSLLTLSGGEHSLGGVSGYEAAETTDENPARVALLQRVSTAFLHGALQDGGTGSGAAATALAADPGPLGTLVSK; translated from the coding sequence ATGCCCGACCTGAACCCCATGAACGCACCCACCACCGTGGTCTCCGCCCGACCGGTCGTCCTGGCCGCCCCGGGCCGCGGTGAGGACCTCCAGGTCCGGGTGACCGCCCCCGCGGCCGGCGACGGCCTGCCCGTCATCGTCTTCTCGCACGGCTTCGGCTCGTCGATGAACGGCTACGGCCCCCTGGTGGACCACTGGGCCGCGCGGGGCTTCGTCGTCCTTCAGCCCACCCACCTCGACTCCCGGACGCTCGGCATCCCCGCCGAGGACCCCCGCACACCGCGGATCTGGCGCTTCCGGGTCGAGGACCTCGGGCGCGTGCTGGACGGACTCGACGTCCTGGAAGCCGCCGTACCGGGCCTCGCCGGACGCGTCGACCGCGCCCGCGTCGCCGTGGCCGGCCACTCCTGGGGAGCCCAGACGGCGAGCACCCTGCTGGGCGCGCGCGTCCTGGACGCCGACGGCGTCCCGGGCGAGGACATGTCCGACCCCCGCGTCAAGGCGGGCGTCCTGCTCGCGGCGACCGGACTGGGCGATGACCTGACGCCGTTCGCCGCCGCGCACTTCCCCTTCATGCGGCCGTCCTTCGCCGCCATGACCACGCCCGCTCTGGTCGTCGCGGGCGACCAGGACCGGTCCCCGCTCTCGACCCGGGGCCCGGACTGGTTCACCGACCCCTACACCCACAGCCCGGGCGACAAGAGCCTCCTCACGCTGTCCGGCGGCGAGCACTCCCTCGGCGGGGTCTCCGGCTACGAGGCCGCGGAGACGACGGACGAGAACCCCGCGCGCGTCGCCCTGCTCCAGCGGGTCAGCACGGCCTTCCTGCACGGTGCGCTCCAGGACGGGGGCACCGGCTCCGGGGCCGCGGCCACCGCGCTGGCGGCGGACCCCGGACCGCTGGGGACGCTGGTGAGCAAGTAG
- a CDS encoding SAM-dependent methyltransferase — MTPVDIDTSKPHPARLYDWYLGGKDNYPVDEELGRKLTAFAPVIPVMARMNRAFTHRATRWAAGQGIRQFLDIGTGIPTEPNLHQVAQTTAPDARVVYCDNDPVVLSHAQALLNGTPEGVLGYIQADVRETDRILAEAAGILDFDRPVALSLNALLHFLSDEMGAYEVVERLTAALAPGSYLVISHLTPDFHPEEASQKVRDMYKANGLTLDMRDRDRFTRFFEGFDLVAPGIVAAEEWHPELGEPVPGQEGAHSGEYVAVARKP, encoded by the coding sequence ATGACCCCCGTAGACATCGACACCAGCAAACCGCACCCGGCCCGGCTGTACGACTGGTATCTCGGGGGCAAGGACAACTACCCGGTGGACGAGGAACTGGGGAGGAAGCTGACCGCCTTCGCTCCGGTCATCCCCGTCATGGCGCGTATGAACCGGGCGTTCACCCACCGGGCGACCCGGTGGGCGGCCGGCCAGGGGATACGCCAGTTCCTGGACATAGGCACCGGGATCCCCACCGAGCCCAACCTCCACCAGGTGGCCCAGACAACCGCCCCGGACGCCCGGGTCGTCTACTGCGACAACGACCCCGTCGTCCTCAGCCACGCCCAGGCCCTGCTGAACGGGACTCCCGAGGGCGTCCTCGGTTACATCCAGGCCGATGTACGGGAAACCGACCGCATCCTGGCCGAGGCCGCCGGGATCCTGGACTTCGACCGGCCGGTCGCCCTCTCCCTGAACGCCCTGCTGCACTTCCTGAGCGACGAGATGGGGGCCTACGAGGTGGTGGAGCGCCTGACGGCCGCGCTGGCACCGGGCAGCTACCTGGTGATCTCGCACCTCACGCCGGACTTCCACCCGGAGGAGGCGTCGCAGAAGGTCCGCGACATGTACAAGGCCAACGGGCTCACCCTGGACATGCGCGACCGTGACCGCTTCACCCGCTTCTTCGAAGGCTTCGACCTGGTCGCGCCCGGCATCGTGGCCGCCGAGGAGTGGCACCCCGAGCTCGGTGAGCCGGTCCCGGGCCAGGAGGGCGCGCACAGCGGGGAGTACGTGGCGGTGGCCCGCAAGCCCTGA
- a CDS encoding serine/threonine-protein kinase, with translation MHSEGKAGRGPQDGPDTVIAGRYRLLRQLGRGGMGVVWEALDTSLDRKVAVKGLLYPGAASPEAQANWVSRARREAQAIARIGHQNVVAVHDVIEDGNQVWIVMELLNSRSLADLLREQQQLSVPHAARIGLQVLRGLAAVHESGVLHRDVKPHNVLFRPDGRALLMDFGIATFEGAAQVTRSHEIIGTPQYLAPELLSHTPANPRPASAASDLWALGVTLYEMVEGRRPFDGGGSFEILIAVRESPLPPMRYAGPLTALIGALLEKDPARRPDAAEAERMLRAVTQDVAALDTPAARPKPPEPEPQEPSSPQEPPKPSEPEAPESAPRRSTAGTASAGPVGTAGARVVEPGAPAGTGTPAGRGRRERWKVPAAVLCTALLVGGGLFAWGEWGGSASEAEGAGTDKGAAVAGGTKAPRFSDTHDELRIGVKKDQPGLSVQVGDGYKGFEVDLGREIGRSLGFDDDKVKFSTVNSGNRSERLAAGRIDLVLASYSISEQREAEDGVKFAGPYFEALKGLLVRKGRPYNDLGDLQDTPTADVCTARESVYVPWIKKEGLEDQMVLRAGYEDCVKLLLDPGSAVYAVATDDVIVAGLADKYAEKTKALDSIGDPDGPGVEGYGVAMAEEETGLHREVCQALSTLMGESAGKTSRWAEIYSRHLEPVMGQSAPKKPGLTSC, from the coding sequence ATGCACAGCGAGGGCAAGGCCGGCAGGGGACCACAGGACGGGCCGGACACGGTGATCGCGGGCCGCTACAGACTGCTGCGCCAGCTCGGGCGCGGTGGGATGGGAGTGGTCTGGGAGGCACTGGACACGAGCCTGGACCGGAAGGTGGCCGTTAAGGGGCTGCTCTACCCGGGCGCCGCGAGTCCCGAGGCCCAGGCGAACTGGGTGAGCCGGGCACGCCGTGAGGCGCAGGCCATCGCCAGGATCGGCCACCAGAACGTCGTCGCCGTGCACGATGTGATCGAGGACGGCAACCAGGTCTGGATCGTGATGGAGCTGCTCAACTCGCGCTCCCTCGCCGACCTGTTGCGCGAGCAGCAGCAGCTGTCCGTGCCGCACGCGGCGCGGATCGGCCTCCAGGTGCTGCGCGGGCTGGCCGCCGTCCACGAATCCGGCGTACTGCACCGCGATGTGAAGCCCCACAACGTCCTCTTCCGCCCCGACGGGCGCGCGCTCCTCATGGACTTCGGGATCGCCACCTTCGAGGGCGCGGCCCAGGTGACCCGCTCGCACGAGATCATCGGGACGCCGCAGTACCTCGCACCCGAGCTGCTCAGCCACACACCGGCCAACCCGCGCCCCGCCTCCGCCGCTTCCGACCTGTGGGCGCTGGGCGTCACCCTCTACGAGATGGTGGAGGGCAGGCGCCCCTTCGACGGGGGCGGGAGCTTCGAGATCCTCATCGCCGTACGCGAGTCGCCGCTGCCCCCGATGAGATACGCCGGTCCGCTCACCGCGCTGATCGGGGCACTGCTGGAGAAGGACCCCGCACGGCGCCCGGACGCCGCCGAGGCGGAGCGGATGCTGCGGGCCGTGACCCAGGACGTCGCCGCGCTGGACACCCCGGCGGCCCGGCCGAAGCCCCCGGAGCCGGAGCCCCAGGAGCCCTCGTCGCCCCAGGAGCCGCCGAAGCCCTCGGAGCCGGAGGCCCCGGAGTCCGCGCCCCGGCGGTCCACGGCGGGCACGGCATCGGCCGGGCCCGTGGGGACCGCCGGGGCGCGGGTCGTGGAGCCCGGGGCACCGGCCGGTACCGGGACGCCGGCGGGCCGTGGACGCCGGGAGCGCTGGAAGGTCCCGGCGGCCGTCCTCTGCACGGCACTGCTGGTCGGCGGGGGCCTGTTCGCCTGGGGCGAGTGGGGCGGAAGCGCATCGGAGGCCGAGGGCGCCGGGACGGACAAGGGGGCGGCCGTGGCCGGGGGGACGAAGGCCCCGAGGTTCAGCGACACGCACGACGAACTGCGCATCGGCGTCAAGAAGGACCAGCCCGGCCTGAGCGTGCAGGTCGGGGACGGCTACAAGGGGTTCGAGGTCGACCTGGGCAGGGAGATCGGCCGGAGCCTGGGATTCGACGACGACAAGGTGAAGTTCTCCACCGTGAACTCGGGTAACCGCAGCGAGCGGCTGGCAGCCGGGAGGATCGATCTCGTACTGGCCTCGTACAGCATCAGCGAGCAGCGCGAGGCGGAGGACGGGGTGAAGTTCGCCGGTCCCTACTTCGAGGCGCTCAAGGGGCTCCTGGTGCGCAAGGGGCGGCCGTACAACGATCTCGGCGACCTGCAGGACACCCCCACCGCCGACGTCTGCACCGCGCGGGAGTCGGTCTACGTGCCCTGGATCAAGAAGGAGGGGCTGGAGGACCAGATGGTGCTCCGCGCGGGGTACGAGGACTGCGTGAAGCTGCTGCTGGACCCGGGATCCGCCGTCTACGCGGTCGCCACCGACGACGTCATCGTCGCCGGACTCGCCGACAAGTACGCCGAGAAGACGAAGGCGCTCGACAGCATCGGGGACCCGGACGGCCCCGGAGTGGAGGGCTACGGAGTGGCGATGGCGGAAGAGGAGACGGGGCTCCACCGGGAGGTGTGCCAGGCGCTGTCCACCCTCATGGGGGAGTCCGCCGGGAAGACCTCGCGGTGGGCGGAGATCTACTCCAGGCACCTGGAGCCGGTCATGGGGCAGTCGGCGCCGAAGAAGCCGGGGCTGACCTCGTGCTGA
- a CDS encoding GNAT family N-acetyltransferase, producing the protein MAEPLTVPSLTAGTAFVLRPWELSDLPLVREASEDAYIPLITTIPSPYSDEAAQVYVRRQWEQAATGSGYPFVIARVRDRRPVGSIGLWLKDAAEGRATVGYWTAAPGRRQGATGAALRTVTAWALHELRLARLHMLIEPWNDASVRTAESAGYRREGLLRGWQRIGGVRRDMLMYSRLDDD; encoded by the coding sequence ATGGCAGAACCGCTGACCGTACCGAGCCTGACCGCCGGAACCGCCTTCGTGCTCCGGCCCTGGGAACTGAGCGACCTCCCCCTCGTACGCGAGGCGTCGGAGGACGCGTACATCCCGCTGATCACCACGATCCCCTCGCCGTACTCCGACGAGGCAGCCCAGGTCTACGTCCGGCGCCAGTGGGAGCAGGCCGCCACCGGCAGCGGGTACCCGTTCGTGATCGCCCGCGTACGGGACCGGCGGCCGGTCGGCTCCATCGGCCTCTGGCTGAAGGACGCGGCGGAGGGCCGGGCGACGGTCGGCTACTGGACGGCCGCCCCCGGCCGCCGGCAGGGTGCGACCGGCGCCGCCCTGCGCACGGTCACCGCCTGGGCCCTGCACGAACTGCGCCTGGCCCGCCTGCACATGCTCATCGAACCGTGGAACGACGCGTCCGTACGGACCGCCGAGAGCGCCGGCTACCGGCGCGAAGGACTGCTGCGCGGCTGGCAGCGGATCGGCGGCGTCCGCCGGGACATGCTGATGTACTCCCGGCTGGACGACGACTGA
- a CDS encoding PhzF family phenazine biosynthesis protein, whose protein sequence is MSRLPRTEVLRYTAFSSDPDGGNPAGVVLDAAGLDDGAMLAVAADLGYSETAFLTEPDGRGGHTVRYFSPKAEVPFCGHATVAAALALAERDGPGDLVFTTAAGPVPVGVVRTGGELHATLTSVEPHVLGVTDGDLAEALAALDWPAADLDPALPPRIAYAGARHLVLAAATRERLAGLAYDFTRLETLMHRLDLTTLQLVWRESADVFHVRDPFPVGGVVEDPATGAAAAAFGAYARELALVPDDAVLTLHQGADMGRPGTLTVELRPGDPRVRVSGTGTRIG, encoded by the coding sequence ATGAGCCGACTCCCCCGCACCGAGGTACTCCGGTACACCGCCTTCTCCTCCGACCCCGACGGGGGCAACCCGGCCGGCGTGGTCCTGGACGCCGCCGGCCTCGACGACGGCGCGATGCTGGCCGTCGCCGCGGACCTGGGGTACAGCGAGACGGCGTTCCTGACCGAGCCGGACGGCCGGGGCGGCCACACCGTCCGCTACTTCAGCCCGAAGGCCGAAGTGCCCTTCTGCGGGCACGCGACCGTGGCGGCGGCCCTTGCCCTCGCCGAGCGCGACGGTCCGGGCGACCTGGTCTTCACGACCGCCGCCGGCCCGGTCCCGGTCGGTGTCGTCCGGACGGGCGGGGAGCTCCACGCCACCCTGACGAGCGTCGAACCGCACGTCCTCGGTGTCACCGACGGCGATCTGGCCGAGGCGCTGGCCGCCCTCGACTGGCCGGCCGCGGACCTCGACCCGGCCCTGCCCCCGCGCATCGCCTACGCGGGCGCCCGCCATCTGGTCCTGGCCGCGGCGACCCGTGAACGGCTGGCCGGCCTGGCGTACGACTTCACGCGGCTGGAAACCCTGATGCACCGACTGGATCTGACGACTCTTCAGCTGGTGTGGCGGGAGTCGGCGGACGTCTTCCACGTCCGCGACCCGTTCCCGGTCGGCGGGGTGGTCGAGGACCCGGCGACGGGCGCGGCGGCCGCCGCCTTCGGCGCGTACGCCCGTGAGCTGGCCCTCGTGCCGGACGACGCCGTGCTCACCCTGCACCAGGGGGCCGACATGGGCCGTCCCGGCACCCTCACCGTCGAGCTGCGCCCCGGCGATCCCCGGGTGAGGGTGAGCGGCACCGGTACCCGCATCGGCTGA
- a CDS encoding lamin tail domain-containing protein produces MRISVAAPLAVAAAGVLAGSLLAAAPASAAPHQGGLHLGKIQYDSPGKDTRSNTSLNAEYVDIHNNGKKKLQLKGLKLKDNTGYTYTFGSYTLAAGKTVRVHTGKGKNSGAHVYWNRGSYVWNNTGDKARMYKPTGKLLDSCSWSKSGSGVKSCH; encoded by the coding sequence ATGCGCATATCTGTTGCCGCCCCGCTGGCCGTGGCCGCCGCCGGGGTCCTGGCCGGTTCGCTCCTCGCCGCGGCCCCGGCCTCCGCCGCCCCCCACCAGGGCGGCCTGCACCTCGGGAAGATCCAGTACGACAGCCCCGGCAAGGACACCCGCTCCAACACGTCCCTGAACGCCGAGTACGTGGACATCCACAACAACGGCAAGAAGAAGCTCCAGCTCAAGGGTCTGAAGCTGAAGGACAACACCGGCTACACCTACACGTTCGGCAGCTACACGCTCGCGGCGGGCAAGACCGTCCGGGTGCACACCGGCAAGGGGAAGAACTCCGGGGCCCACGTGTACTGGAACCGCGGTTCGTACGTCTGGAACAACACCGGCGACAAGGCGCGGATGTACAAGCCGACCGGGAAGCTCCTGGACTCCTGCTCGTGGTCGAAGTCCGGCAGCGGCGTCAAGTCCTGCCACTGA
- a CDS encoding SDR family oxidoreductase: MNASQRIAVVTGAGSGIGRAVALTLSGAGWTVVLAGRRAGALESAAAGAGPGEAVCVPADVTDPRAVTALFADVRDRFGRLDLLFNNAGTFGPGSVPVEELAYEDWRGVVDVNLTGAFLCAQAAFRLMKEQDPQGGRIINNGSVSAHSPRPHSVAYTATKHAVTGLTKSLSLDGRPYRIACGQIDIGNAATDMTERMRHGVLQASGATAVEPVMDAADVARTVLHMAELPLDANVQFATVMATAMPYVGRG, encoded by the coding sequence ATGAACGCATCGCAGAGGATCGCAGTGGTGACAGGGGCGGGTTCGGGTATCGGCAGGGCGGTCGCGCTGACGCTCTCCGGGGCGGGCTGGACCGTGGTGCTGGCGGGCCGGCGGGCCGGGGCCCTGGAGTCGGCCGCCGCCGGCGCCGGTCCGGGGGAGGCGGTGTGCGTACCCGCCGATGTGACGGACCCGCGGGCGGTGACGGCGCTCTTCGCGGACGTACGGGACCGTTTCGGCCGCCTGGACCTGCTGTTCAACAACGCGGGCACCTTCGGGCCGGGCTCGGTGCCGGTCGAGGAACTGGCGTACGAGGACTGGCGGGGCGTGGTGGACGTCAACCTGACGGGGGCGTTCCTGTGCGCGCAGGCGGCGTTCCGGCTGATGAAGGAGCAGGATCCGCAGGGCGGCCGGATCATCAACAACGGCTCGGTCTCGGCGCACTCCCCGCGCCCGCACTCGGTCGCGTACACGGCGACGAAGCACGCCGTCACCGGGCTCACCAAGTCGCTGTCGCTGGACGGACGTCCGTACCGGATCGCCTGCGGGCAGATCGACATCGGGAACGCGGCGACGGACATGACCGAGCGGATGCGGCACGGCGTCCTCCAGGCCAGTGGTGCCACGGCGGTCGAACCGGTGATGGACGCGGCGGACGTGGCCCGGACCGTCCTGCACATGGCCGAGCTGCCGCTCGACGCGAACGTGCAGTTCGCGACGGTGATGGCGACGGCGATGCCGTACGTCGGCCGCGGCTGA
- a CDS encoding alkaline phosphatase D family protein, whose protein sequence is MTPAQISTANSTGAARQDGHSAAFRAAARRIGSGVDRRRFLTVTGAAAALAFAVNLPAAGTASAAELDARRITEDPFTLGVASGDPLPDSVLLWTRLAPRPYEADGGMPARRVQVRWELAHDERFRRIVRRGSATAHPEFGHSVRAEVKALDSGRTFYYRFRAGDWTSPVGRTRTAPARGARTGSLTLAAVSCQAYHDGYFTAYRHLAAEDVDVVFHLGDYLYEYAVTATGGARAYTDRVLPAHFNRETVTLDDYRMRYGLYKSDPDLRAAHAAHPFVVTWDDHETENNYAGDTPENSVPPEEFLLRRAAAYRAYWENQPLRAPQRPTGPDMRLYRRLQFGRLAQFDVLDTRQYRSNQAYGDGWKVPGPESEDPSRTMTGAAQERWLIDGWKHSRARWNVVPQQVTFAQRRDVPTDAYKLSMDSWDGYPASRQRIMDGAEAAGVDNLMVLTGDVHVGYAFDLKKDFDDPASRTVGTEIVATSVASGKNGSEKPANWNNLTQANPHMKFYDGRRGYALVTLDDERARADFRTVSAVTTPGAPVSTAASFVTEAGNPGLTPA, encoded by the coding sequence ATGACACCCGCACAGATCAGCACCGCCAACAGCACCGGCGCTGCCCGGCAGGACGGCCATTCCGCCGCGTTCCGCGCCGCCGCCCGGCGGATCGGGTCCGGTGTGGACCGCCGCAGGTTCCTCACCGTCACCGGTGCGGCCGCCGCACTGGCCTTCGCCGTCAACCTGCCCGCCGCCGGGACCGCGAGCGCCGCCGAACTCGACGCCCGCAGGATCACCGAGGACCCCTTCACCCTGGGCGTCGCCTCCGGCGACCCGCTGCCCGACTCGGTCCTGCTCTGGACCCGGCTCGCCCCGCGCCCCTACGAGGCCGACGGCGGAATGCCCGCCCGGCGCGTCCAGGTCCGCTGGGAGCTCGCCCACGACGAGCGCTTCCGCCGGATCGTGCGGCGCGGATCGGCCACCGCCCACCCGGAGTTCGGGCACAGCGTCCGCGCCGAGGTGAAGGCGCTCGATTCCGGCCGCACCTTCTACTACCGCTTCCGCGCCGGCGACTGGACCAGCCCCGTCGGCCGCACCCGCACCGCCCCCGCCCGGGGCGCCCGCACCGGCTCGCTCACCCTGGCCGCGGTCTCCTGCCAGGCCTACCACGACGGGTACTTCACCGCCTACCGGCACCTGGCCGCCGAGGACGTCGACGTCGTCTTCCACCTCGGCGACTACCTCTACGAGTACGCCGTGACCGCCACCGGCGGAGCGCGCGCCTACACCGACCGGGTCCTGCCCGCGCACTTCAACCGCGAGACGGTCACCCTCGACGACTACCGGATGCGCTACGGCCTCTACAAGTCCGACCCGGACCTGCGCGCCGCACACGCCGCCCACCCCTTCGTCGTGACCTGGGACGACCACGAGACCGAGAACAACTACGCGGGCGACACCCCCGAGAACAGCGTCCCGCCGGAGGAGTTCCTGCTGCGCCGCGCCGCCGCCTACCGCGCGTACTGGGAGAACCAGCCCCTGCGCGCCCCGCAGCGCCCCACCGGACCCGACATGCGCCTCTACCGCAGACTCCAGTTCGGCCGGCTCGCCCAGTTCGACGTCCTGGACACCCGGCAGTACCGCAGCAACCAGGCGTACGGCGACGGCTGGAAGGTGCCCGGCCCCGAATCCGAGGACCCCTCGCGCACCATGACGGGCGCCGCCCAGGAACGCTGGCTGATCGACGGCTGGAAGCACTCCCGCGCCCGCTGGAACGTCGTCCCCCAGCAGGTCACCTTCGCCCAGCGGCGCGACGTGCCCACCGACGCCTACAAGCTGTCGATGGACTCCTGGGACGGCTACCCGGCCTCCCGGCAGCGGATCATGGACGGCGCCGAGGCCGCGGGCGTCGACAACCTGATGGTCCTCACCGGCGACGTACACGTCGGCTACGCCTTCGACCTGAAGAAGGACTTCGACGACCCGGCCTCCCGGACCGTCGGCACCGAGATCGTCGCCACCTCCGTCGCCAGCGGCAAGAACGGCTCCGAGAAGCCCGCCAACTGGAACAACCTCACCCAGGCCAACCCGCACATGAAGTTCTACGACGGGCGCCGGGGCTACGCACTGGTCACCCTGGACGACGAGCGGGCGCGCGCCGACTTCCGTACGGTCTCCGCCGTCACCACGCCCGGCGCGCCCGTCAGCACCGCCGCGTCCTTCGTGACCGAGGCGGGCAACCCGGGGCTCACCCCCGCGTGA
- a CDS encoding Gfo/Idh/MocA family protein encodes MGGTVRWGVLATGGIAATFTADLLAMKGSGAEVLAVASRAEASARAFAERFGIERAYGSWAELVADDDIDVVYVATPHSAHREAAGLALEAGKHVLCEKAFTLNAREARELVDLARERGLFLMEAMWTYCNPLIRRMTELVRDGAIGEIRTVQADFGFGGTFDAGHRLRDPALGGGALLDLGVYPVAFAQLLLGEPDRVQADALLSPEGVDLNTGMLLGWESGATALLSCSIVGNLPTVASVTGTAGRIDFPQGFFHPERFVLHRDGREPEEVTTGPGPQGLTGMQFEAAEVMRAVSAGEKESPLVPLEGSLAVMRTLDAVRARVGVRYPADER; translated from the coding sequence ATGGGCGGGACAGTGCGTTGGGGTGTTCTGGCGACGGGCGGCATAGCCGCGACGTTCACGGCGGACCTCCTCGCGATGAAGGGCTCCGGGGCCGAGGTGCTGGCGGTCGCCTCGCGCGCCGAGGCATCCGCGCGGGCGTTCGCCGAGCGGTTCGGGATCGAGCGGGCGTACGGCAGCTGGGCGGAGCTCGTCGCGGACGACGACATCGATGTCGTGTACGTGGCCACGCCGCACTCCGCGCACCGGGAGGCCGCCGGGCTCGCCCTGGAGGCGGGCAAGCACGTGCTGTGCGAGAAGGCGTTCACGCTGAACGCCCGTGAGGCGCGGGAGCTGGTGGATCTGGCGCGGGAGCGCGGGCTGTTCCTGATGGAGGCCATGTGGACGTACTGCAATCCGCTGATCCGCCGGATGACGGAGCTGGTCCGGGACGGTGCGATCGGCGAGATCCGCACGGTGCAGGCCGACTTCGGGTTCGGGGGCACCTTCGACGCCGGGCACCGGCTGCGTGACCCCGCGCTGGGCGGGGGCGCGCTGCTGGACCTGGGGGTCTACCCGGTCGCCTTCGCGCAGCTGCTGCTGGGCGAGCCGGACCGGGTGCAGGCGGACGCGCTGCTGTCGCCGGAGGGTGTGGACCTGAACACCGGGATGCTGCTGGGCTGGGAGTCGGGGGCCACGGCGCTGCTGAGCTGTTCGATCGTCGGGAACCTGCCGACCGTCGCGTCGGTCACCGGCACGGCCGGCCGGATCGACTTCCCGCAGGGCTTCTTCCACCCGGAGCGTTTCGTGCTGCACCGGGACGGCCGGGAGCCGGAGGAGGTCACCACGGGCCCCGGTCCCCAGGGCCTGACGGGCATGCAGTTCGAGGCGGCCGAGGTGATGCGCGCGGTGTCGGCGGGCGAGAAGGAGTCCCCGCTGGTGCCGCTGGAGGGCTCCCTCGCGGTGATGCGGACGCTCGACGCGGTACGCGCCCGGGTCGGCGTCCGCTACCCGGCGGACGAGCGCTGA